Proteins co-encoded in one Stomoxys calcitrans chromosome 5, idStoCalc2.1, whole genome shotgun sequence genomic window:
- the LOC106082390 gene encoding uncharacterized protein DDB_G0284459 has translation MPTTAQQTNTVNYPTKIRLPPPPPFPLWRHFPRYHIIPPPPPGQIVSINTWPKAKFPTTKEPATTSSTSSSSTTTTSTTTTTTTTPQPILGSSSPTAKTIETNSKFRIDTVPFVTDDEFPRELLDIAQNKLGLKSLDEIPSISELGQLLGTNSPHETLNYIKKLTANEQGVALVKAYIESTDYTDNADKTDYDEDEDDDEDDEDDVTNGNLGDIEEPLRINDEGLVVITTADEESNADYEQAEVENGDNSSGIEVEKADATSITTPKTRKTPKIIKKLKDMSEAKPGLMERLANFMHLNNLWQKKAKTTKTEESLEAVSTHNSEMNELKRMTIEGKRVDITNETQENENHDEVPILVREPIPYNYPVPLRPESTTSSSTSTTPSPATSSTAIYSIADTETSTAVHLNTPKVLIPHVRQLARVTKIPPKKIEDFLASKPKLLELANKVSRFPIGYDRNSPLEAQVMMAVQRAIEQDEDLKKLLSSTATLK, from the coding sequence ATGCCAACAACGGCGCAGCAAACCAATACAGTGAATTATCCAACCAAGATAAGACTACCACCGCCACCACCATTTCCATTGTGGCGGCATTTTCCGCGCTATCACATAATACCACCACCGCCACCGGGACAGATTGTGTCCATTAATACATGGCCCAAAGCGAAATTTCCAACCACCAAAGAGCCTGCAACAACATCAAGCACAAGTAGCTCATCAACAACCACTACCAGTACTACTACAACAACTACTACCACCCCTCAGCCAATCCTCGGCTCCTCTTCCCCTACGGCCAAAACTATTGAAACAAATTCCAAATTCAGAATAGACACTGTGCCCTTTGTTACCGATGATGAATTTCCACGCGAGTTATTGGATATAGCCCAAAATAAGTTGGGCCTCAAGAGTCTAGATGAAATACCCAGCATTTCGGAATTAGGTCAACTACTGGGTACCAATAGTCCCCATGAAACTTTGaattatatcaaaaaattgacaGCCAATGAGCAGGGAGTGGCTTTAGTGAAGGCCTACATAGAGTCTACAGATTATACTGACAATGCTGATAAGACAGATTACGATGAGGATGAGGACGATGATGAAGACGATGAGGACGATGTGACAAATGGTAATTTGGGTGATATTGAAGAACCCTTGAGAATCAATGATGAGGGTTTGGTGGTCATAACCACAGCCGATGAAGAATCCAATGCTGACTATGAGCAAGCAGAAGTTGAAAATGGTGATAATTCTTCAGGCATTGAAGTAGAAAAAGCTGATGCAACCAGCATCACCACTCCAAAAACACGCAAGACtcccaaaatcattaaaaaactaAAGGATATGTCAGAGGCCAAACCAGGACTGATGGAACGTTTAGCGAATTTTATGCATTTAAACAATCTATGGCAGAAAAAGGCAAAGACAACGAAGACAGAAGAATCCTTAGAGGCTGTCTCCACCCACAATTCCGAAATGAATGAACTCAAACGCATGACTATAGAAGGCAAACGAGTTGATATTACCAATGAAACCCAAGAAAATGAGAATCACGATGAGGTGCCTATATTAGTTAGGGAACCCATACCCTATAACTATCCAGTGCCGCTAAGACCAGAATCAACAACCAGTTCAAGCACTTCCACAACCCCATCACCAGCTACTTCATCTACTGCAATTTATAGCATTGCCGATACAGAAACTTCCACTGCTGTACATTTGAATACCCCCAAAGTTTTAATACCTCATGTCAGACAATTGGCTCGTGTCACGAAAATTCCTCCCAAGAAAATTGAAGATTTTTTAGCCAGCAAACCCAAACTTTTGGAATTGGCCAACAAAGTTAGCCGTTTTCCCATTGGCTATGATCGTAATTCACCCCTGGAGGCTCAAGTAATGATGGCCGTACAAAGAGCCATTGAACAAGATGAAGATCTTAAGAAATTGCTAAGTTCCACGGCTACCTTGAAATAG